A genomic segment from Glycine soja cultivar W05 chromosome 18, ASM419377v2, whole genome shotgun sequence encodes:
- the LOC114395845 gene encoding uncharacterized protein LOC114395845 gives MASSNCAISTCTSGTTAGINNNTDQSTVPPIMYLSNSEKWNKLSKKEGRSSTTSSSSLMKNSSSSSSSSTQRKCAFARKCARLVKEQRARFYIMRRCVIMLICWHEYNDS, from the coding sequence ATGGCTTCTTCTAATTGTGCAATATCCACATGTACTAGTGGCACTACTGCAGGCATCAACAACAACACTGATCAAAGTACTGTCCCACCTATTATGTACTTGAGTAATAGTGAGAAGTGGAATAAGTTGTCAAAGAAAGAAGGCCGTTCCTCAAcaacttcttcttcctctctcatgaagaattcttcttcttcttcttcttcttccactcaGAGGAAGTGTGCTTTTGCTAGAAAGTGTGCTAGGCTGGTCAAAGAGCAAAGGGCTCGTTTCTACATCATGAGGCGCTGTGTCATTATGCTCATATGCTGGCATGAGTACAATGATTCatga